A region of the Litchfieldia alkalitelluris genome:
GTCACCTTAGAGTGCCCAACTGAATGCTGGCAACTAAGATCAAGGGTTGCGCTCGTTGCGGGACTTAACCCAACATCTCACGACACGAGCTGACGACAACCATGCACCACCTGTCACCTTTGTCCCCGAAGGGAAAACTCTATCTCTAGAGCGGTCATAGGGATGTCAAGACCTGGTAAGGTTCTTCGCGTTGCTTCGAATTAAACCACATGCTCCACCGCTTGTGCGGGCCCCCGTCAATTCCTTTGAGTTTCAGTCTTGCGACCGTACTCCCCAGGCGGAGTGCTTAATGCGTTTGCTGCAGCACTAAGGGGCGGAAACCCCCTAACACTTAGCACTCATCGTTTACGGCGTGGACTACCAGGGTATCTAATCCTGTTCGCTCCCCACGCTTTCGCTCCTCAGCGTCAGTTACAGACCAGAGAGTCGCCTTCGCCACTGGTGTTCCTCCACATCTCTACGCATTTCACCGCTACACGTGGAATTCCACTCTCCTCTTCTGCACTCAAGTCTCCCAGTTTCCAATGACCCTCCCCGGTTGAGCCGGGGGCTTTCACATCAGACTTAAAAGACCGCCTGCGAGCGCTTTACGCCCAATAATTCCGGATAACGCTTGCCACCTACGTATTACCGCGGCTGCTGGCACGTAGTTAGCCGTGGCTTTCTGGTTAAGTACCGTCAAGGTACGAGCAGTTACTCTCGTACTTGTTCTTCCTTAACAACAGAACTTTACGACCCGAAGGCCTTCATCGTTCACGCGGCGTTGCTCCGTCAGACTTTCGTCCATTGCGGAAGATTCCCTACTGCTGCCTCCCGTAGGAGTCTGGGCCGTGTCTCAGTCCCAGTGTGGCCGATCACCCTCTCAGGTCGGCTACGCATCGTTGCCTTGGTGAGCCGTTACCTCACCAACTAGCTAATGCGCCGCGGGCCCATCTGTAAGTGATAGCCGAAACCATCTTTTAATAGAGAACCATGAGGTTCTTTATATTATCCGGTATTAGCTCCGGTTTCCCGAAGTTATCCCAGTCTTACAGGCAGGTTGCCCACGTGTTACTCACCCGTCCGCCGCTAATTAAAGGAAGCAAGCTTCCTTTAATCCGCTCGACTTGCATGTATTAGGCACGCCGCCAGCGTTCATCCTGAGCCAGGATCAAACTCTCCAATAAGAGATATTTGATTGCTCAAATAAAAATTTAAAACTAGATTAAACGTTGACGCTTGTTTATTGTGTTCAGTTTTCAAAGAACTTTTTTAAAAACAACTTTATTAAGTTACCACTTTAAATTATTAATGTCAACATGTTTTTCACCAACAAAAACTTCGTTAGATCAAACGAGTTAACTTAATCATTGTATCATAATACTTCTTCTTTGTCAACTTCTGTGAAGTTAACTTAGAAAATAAAAAGCAATCTTTAGGAGATTACTTGTTTCTTACGAGACAATAACCATCTTACCATATGCATTTCTCAATGTCAACTTCTACGAAGTTGTAAAATATGGTAAGCCTAGCGACGTCCTACTCTCACAGGGGGATTCCCCCAACTACCATCGGCGCTGAAGAGCTTAACTTCCGTGTTCGGTATGGGAACGGGTGTGACCTCTTCGCCATCATCACTAGACTTGTTTTGAAGAACATTTCCTATCTTACAATCTTTCACGAAGATATTCAATAGGGAATTCATTCCTTCAAAACTAGATAACGTTCAGACATTCATTAATTATTTGGTTAAGTCCTCGATCGATTAGTATCAGTCAGCTACACACGTCACCGCGCTTCCACCTCTGACCTATCAACCTCGTCATCTTCGAGGGATCTTACTAGCTTGCGCTATGGGAAATCTCATCTTGAGGGGGGCTTCATGCTTAGATGCTTTCAGCACTTATCCCGTCCACACATAGCTACCCAGCGATGCCCTTGGCAGAACAACTGGTACACCAGCGGTGTGTCCATCCCGGTCCTCTCGTACTAAGGACAGCTCCTCTCAAATTTCCTACGCCCACGACGGATAGGGACCGAACTGTCTCACGACGTTCTGAACCCAGCTCGCGTACCGCTTTAATGGGCGAACAGCCCAACCCTTGGGACCGACTACAGCCCCAGGATGCGATGAGCCGACATCGAGGTGCCAAACCTCCCCGTCGATGTGGACTCTTGGGGGAGATAAGCCTGTTATCCCCGGGGTAGCTTTTATCCGTTGAGCGATGGCCCTTCCATGCGGAACCACCGGATCACTAAGCCCGACTTTCGTCCCTGCTCGACTTGTAGGTCTCGCAGTCAAGCTCCCTTGTGCCTTTACACTCTACGAATGATTTCCAACCATTCTGAGGGAACCTTTGGGCGCCTCCGTTACATTTTAGGAGGCGACCGCCCCAGTCAAACTGCCCACCTGACACTGTCTCCCATGCCGATTTAGGCATGTGGGTTAGAATTTCAATACAGCCAGGGTAGTATCCCACCGACGCCTCCACCGAAGCTGGCGCTCCGGCTTCTAAGGCTCCTACCTATCCTGTACAAGCTGTACCAAAATTCAATATCAGGCTACAGTAAAGCTCCACGGGGTCTTTCCGTCCTGTCGCGGGTAACCTGCATCTTCACAGGTACTATAATTTCACCGAGTCTCTCGTTGAGACAGTGCCCAGATCGTTACACCTTTCGTGCGGGTCGGAACTTACCCGACAAGGAATTTCGCTACCTTAGGACCGTTATAGTTACGGCCGCCGTTTACTGGGGCTTCGATTCAAAGCTTCTCTTGCGATAACCTCTCCTCTTAACCTTCCAGCACCGGGCAGGTGTCAGCCCCTATACTTCGCCTTGCGGCTTCGCAGAGACCTGTGTTTTTGCTAAACAGTCGCCTGGGCCTATTCACTGCGGCTTATCAGGGCTATTCACCCTAATAAGCACCCCTTCTCCCGAAGTTACGGGGTCATTTTGCCGAGTTCCTTAACGAGAGTTCTCTCGAACACCTTAGGATTCTCTCCTCGCCTACCTGTGTCGGTTTGCGGTACGGGCACCTCTCACCTCGCTAGAGGCTTTTCTTGGCAGTGTGAAATCAGGAACTTCGGTACTTTATTTCCCTCGCCATCACAGCTCAGCCTTAACGATTCGCGGATTTGCCTACGAATCAGCCTTACTGCTTGGACGCGCATATCCAACAGCGCGCTTACCCTATCCTTCTGCGTCCCCCCATTGCTCAAACGGTGAGGAGGTGGTACAGGAATTTCAACCTGTTGTCCATCGCCTACGCCTTTCGGCCTCGGCTTAGGTCCCGACTTACCCTGAGCGGACGAGCCTTCCTCAGGAAACCTTAGGCATACGGTGGAGGGGATTCTCACCCCTCTTTCGCTACTCATACCGGCATTCTCACTTCTAAGCGCTCCACCAGTCCTTCCGGTCTGACTTCACTGCACTTAGAACGCTCTCCTACCATTGTTCTAAAAGAACAATCCACAGCTTCGGTGATACGTTTAGCCCCGGTACATTTTCGGCGCAGAGTCACTCGACCAGTGAGCTATTACGCACTCTTTAAATGGTGGCTGCTTCTAAGCCAACATCCTGGTTGTCTGGGCAACTCCACATCCTTTTCCACTTAACGTATACTTTGGGACCTTAGCTGGTGGTCTGGGCTGTTTCCCTCTTGACTACGGATCTTATCACTCGCAGTCTGACTCCTGAATATAAGTCTTTGGCATTCGGAGTTTGACTGAATTCGGTAACCCGTTGGGGGCCCCTAGTCCAATCAGTGCTCTACCTCCAAGACTCTAAATTCAAGGCTAGCCCTAAAGCTATTTCGGAGAGAACCAGCTATCTCCAAGTTCGATTGGAATTTCTCCGCTACCCACACCTCATCCCCGCACTTTTCAACGTGCGTGGGTTCGGGCCTCCATTCAGTGTTACCTGAACTTCACCCTGGACATGGGTAGATCACCTGGTTTCGGGTCTACAACCACGTACTCATGCGCCCTATTTAAGACTCGCTTTCGCTGCGGCTCCGTCTTATCAACTTAACCTTGCACGTGATCGTAACTCGCCGGTTCATTCTACAAAAGGCACGCCATCACCCTGATATTTTCCGAAGGAAAAATCATAGGGCTCTGACTACTTGTAGGCACACGGTTTCAGGATCTCTTTCACTCCCCTTCCGGGGTGCTTTTCACCTTTCCCTCACGGTACTGGTTCACTATCGGTCACTAGGGAGTATTTAGCCTTGGGAGATGGTCCTCCCTGCTTCCGACGGGATTTCTCGTGTCCCGCCGTACTCAGGATCCACTCTAGAGAGAACGAAGTTTCGACTACAGGGCTGTTACCTTCTGTGGCTGACCTTTCCAGATCACTTCATCTACCTCGTTCTTTTGTAACTCCGTACAGAGTGTCCTACAACCCCAAGAGGCAAGCCTCTTGGTTTGGGCTATTTTCCGTTTCGCTCGCCGCTACTCAGGAAATCGCGTTTGCTTTCTCTTCCTCCGGGTACTTAGATGTTTCAGTTCCCCGGGTTTACCTTCAACTACCCTATGAATTCAGGTAGAGATACTACTCCATTACGAGCAGTGGGTTTCCCCATTCGGAAATCTTCGGATCAAAGCTTACTTACAGCTCCCCGAAGCATATCGGTGTTAGTCCCGTCCTTCATCGGCTCCTAGTGCCAAGGCATCCACCGTGCGCCCTTACTAACTTAACCTAAGTTAAAGTCGTAAAAACTTTACAGTTTATTACTTTGGTTTTAATTCTTAATGAATGTCTTGTTACGTTATCTAGTTTTCAAGGTACGAATTCTAATAGAAGGAAAGTTCCTTCAAAACTGACCACAATAAATCAAGCGTCTTTTTATGAATCTCATAAGAGATTCAGTTTCCTTAGAAAGGAGGTGATCCAGCCGCACCTTCCGATACGGCTACCTTGTTACGACTTCACCCCAATCATCTGTCCCACCTTAGGCGGCTGGCTCCTAGATGAAACAAGTTTCATCTTAGGTTACCCCACCGACTTCGGGTGTTACAAACTCTCGTGGTGTGACGGGCGGTGTGTACAAGGCCCGGGAACGTATTCACCGCGGCATGCTGATCCGCGATTACTAGCGATTCCAGCTTCATGCAGGCGAGTTGCAGCCTGCAATCCGAACTGAGAATGGTTTTATGGGATTCGCTTAACCTCGCGGTTTTGCTGCCCTTTGTACCATCCATTGTAGCACGTGTGTAGCCCAGGTCATAAGGGGCATGATGATTTGACGTCATCCCCACCTTCCTCCGGTTTGTCACCGGCAGTCACCTTAGAGTGCCCAACTGAATGCTGGCAACTAAGATCAAGGGTTGCGCTCGTTGCGGGACTTAACCCAACATCTCACGACACGAGCTGACGACAACCATGCACCACCTGTCACCTTTGTCCCCGAAGGGAAAACTCTATCTCTAGAGCGGTCATAGGGATGTCAAGACCTGGTAAGGTTCTTCGCGTTGCTTCGAATTAAACCACATGCTCCACCGCTTGTGCGGGCCCCCGTCAATTCCTTTGAGTTTCAGTCTTGCGACCGTACTCCCCAGGCGGAGTGCTTAATGCGTTTGCTGCAGCACTAAGGGGCGGAAACCCCCTAACACTTAGCACTCATCGTTTACGGCGTGGACTACCAGGGTATCTAATCCTGTTCGCTCCCCACGCTTTCGCTCCTCAGCGTCAGTTACAGACCAGAGAGTCGCCTTCGCCACTGGTGTTCCTCCACATCTCTACGCATTTCACCGCTACACGTGGAATTCCACTCTCCTCTTCTGCACTCAAGTCTCCCAGTTTCCAATGACCCTCCCCGGTTGAGCCGGGGGCTTTCACATCAGACTTAAAAGACCGCCTGCGAGCGCTTTACGCCCAATAATTCCGGATAACGCTTGCCACCTACGTATTACCGCGGCTGCTGGCACGTAGTTAGCCGTGGCTTTCTGGTTAAGTACCGTCAAGGTACGAGCAGTTACTCTCGTACTTGTTCTTCCTTAACAACAGAACTTTACGACCCGAAGGCCTTCATCGTTCACGCGGCGTTGCTCCGTCAGACTTTCGTCCATTGCGGAAGATTCCCTACTGCTGCCTCCCGTAGGAGTCTGGGCCGTGTCTCAGTCCCAGTGTGGCCGATCACCCTCTCAGGTCGGCTACGCATCGTTGCCTTGGTGAGCCGTTACCTCACCAACTAGCTAATGCGCCGCGGGCCCATCTGTAAGTGATAGCCGAAACCATCTTTTAATAGAGAACCATGAGGTTCTTTATATTATCCGGTATTAGCTCCGGTTTCCCGAAGTTATCCCAGTCTTACAGGCAGGTTGCCCACGTGTTACTCACCCGTCCGCCGCTAATTAAAGGAAGCAAGCTTCCTTTAATCCGCTCGACTTGCATGTATTAGGCACGCCGCCAGCGTTCATCCTGAGCCAGGATCAAACTCTCCAATAAGAGATATTTGATTGCTCAAATAAAAATTTAAAACTAGATTAAACGTTGACGCTTGTTTATTGTGTTCAGTTTTCAAAGAACTTTTTTGAAGCAGAGTTATAATATATCATTTATCAATATTATTGTCAAATATTTTTTTAATATAATAATTAGCACTTCATTTGTTACCACCTACAAAACATTGTCTTGTTGGCGACTTAGACATCATACCATTTTAACTTCATAGAAGTCAACATGGTTTAAAAAGGTAATAATATCCACGCTAAATTGATCAAACCACAACCATAGGAATAATGAATAGTATCTTGCATTAAAAGAAAACATAAAAGATGTAAATAAAATAGAAAGAAGAGGAGATACGAATGAAACAACTAAAAATGTTGCTTGCAGCTTCTATCTTTTTATTCGTTATTACTTCTTCTCCATTAAGTAGTTATGCTATTTCTGCAAATGGAGCTATTTTAATGGAACAGCATTCGGGAAGAGTTTTATACGAAAAAAATGCCCATACGCCAATGCGAATTGCAAGTATCACAAAAATCATGACTGCTATATTAGCGATAGAATCAGGAAAATTAAATGAAACAGTTACGATCAGCAATAAAGCTGCAGGAACTGAAGGGTCTTCTCTATATCTTTTACCAGGAGAAAAAGCAAAACTCGAGGATTTAGTTTACGGTCTAATGTTGCGGTCAGGCAATGACTCTGCCGTAGCAATTGCTGAACATGTAGGAGGCAACTTGGAATCTTTCGTAAAAATGATGAATCAAAAAGCCAAAGAATTAGGAATGGAACAAACAATTTTCGCTAACCCACATGGTTTAGATGATCATGAAAATCATTATTCTTCAGCTTATGACATGGCCCTTGTTACTCAATATGCAATGAAAAATGAAACTTACGCAATTATAGCCGGCACCAAATCACACACAGCAAAATCTCTGAGTGAGCATGGCACTGTCACTTGGCAAAATAAAAACAGATTGTTAACCCAGTTGTACCCCTATTGTACAGGGGGGAAAACAGGTTATACACAAAGAGCAAAACGGACTTTAGTTACGACGGCCACTAAAGATAACCTTGATCTAATTGCTGTAACAATCAATGATCGAAATGATTGGAAGGACCACATGAGATTGTATGATCAAGCATTTAGTGAATATGAACTTGTGGATATTTTAAAGAAAGATCAAATTCCTAATCTGTTAGATGATTATTTTACAGACAACTTATTAGTAAAAGAAGATTTTATGTATCCCCTAAAACGTGAAGAAAAAGAAGCTCTTTCTCTTAAGGCTCATTTTATAAATCCTTCAAAAAAACAGGCTGAAGGAAAAGCTGCTATTAAAATAGGTGAGATCGATATTTATATGAAGGAAGACGTTATAGGTGAAGTTCCGCTTTATTTTAATAATATATTACCGAAAGAGCCTAAAAGTTGGTGGGATAAGCTTAAAGATGCTTTTTAACAGGAGAATCATTTATTAAAGTAAGCTACCCCCAATAGGTCAGCTATAGTTGTTCTCTACACTCACGCAACAATCTCCTCTTAGCTAAATGTATTTAAATAAACTTTCGTTTGTAAGTTAATGACTGTATTCCGTTTTACAAAGCTGTCCCTAGATAGGACGGCTTTTTTTCTTTTAGCATTGAAAAGTTTTTGTGATAAAAGTTCACTGTCATTCGCCTTCATACATATACTTATATAAATTAGTAAAATACGCAAATACACAGAAAAATCTTCTGAGAAGAAAGGGTCAGTCCTATGCTATTGACATATGTTGCCATTGCCGTTGCTCTTTTCTTTGCAATGAATATTGGTGCAAGCGGCACCGCGGCTTCAATGGGCGCACCTTATGGTTCGGGTGCGATTAAGAATAAACGGTTAGCATTGCTTTTAGTTGCAATATCTGCATTTCTAGGAGCTGTTATAGGTGGTGGAGAAGTTGTAAATACGATTGGAAAAGGAATCATTCCTACTGATATATTAACTGTAAATGTTGTAGTTATTATACTTACGGGAGCCACTTTCACATTATTTCTTTCCAATCTAATGGGTATCCCACTCTCCACAAGTGAGGTAACTGTAGGTTCTATTGTTGGTGTTGGAGCAGCCTATCATGCCGTTTATACTAGTAAATTAATAGTTATTATATCTTTTTGGGTAATCATCCCCATACTTTCATTTTTAATTACCCTCATTTTGGGGAGATTGATAAACTATGCCGAAAATCGTTGGACACATTTAAAAGGACATGGAAAATGGGCAAAGTGGTTATCTATTCTTCTTATCATAGGTGGTTGCTTTGAGGCATTTTCAGCTGGGATGAACAATGTAGCTAATTCGATTGGTCCACTGGTAGGGGCTGAAATTCTTACTGCTAGTACGGGAATTATGATTGGCGCAATTTTCACTGCGATTGGAGCCCTTACATTAGGGAGTAAAGTATTAGAAACGAACGGGAAAAAGATTACAAAGCTTTCATTGCTTCAAGGAAGTGCTGTCTCTTTTACAGGGGGAGGACTTGTCGTGATTGCATCCCTCTTTGGCCTTCCTATCCCTCTTACACAGGTAACCACCTGTGGCATTTTAGGTGTGGGCACAGCCAAAGATGGATTAAAAGTTTTACAGAAGGATGTAATTAAACGAATTGCAATGGTTTGGGTCATTTCTCCACTTGCATCTTTAGTTGTTTCCTATTCTTTAATTAATCTCTTTGCAGTATTTAATTTATACAATCTACTAGTCATCTTTAGTACATTAATTGCAACGATAGGATCTATCTATTTATTAAAGCTTGTAAGAAAAGAAAAGCGTAACCTTAATAATGATAAAGCCTAAAACAGTTAAACTGCCAAAGCAGTTTAACTGTTTTTTTAAGCTTTTACCTTTTCATATATGGTTTGTAAAACATATAGGATGATTGATTTTAGCAAAAATAATAAAGATAGCTGATATTTCTTTAAATGAACAAGGGTAGCAATCCCTCTTTTTGTAAACCAATTAATCAGCACATATGTAAAGAATGAAGCTACAACAAAATTCAGGAGGATAAACCTTATTGGTTTTCCAAATGCAAACTTCATAATCCATAAGGTTCCAATGAAAAAAGGACCAGCTATTAAAGGGACCTCAGGTATAAAGTAAGGTGGTAGCTTTTCATAGAACACCCACCACTTTCTTTTTTTAGCTATGAGACCTTCAAGCGCAACCAAGATTCCCATAAAAATAGCGGCAGGATAGAATCTTTTAAATGTCTTTTTTTTCATGAGTGGTAGTGACAGCCATGGTAGCAGAGTCAATATGATCAGAATTAATTTATTGGTTCTCATTTTATCCTTCCCTTTACTTTTCTGTGTTGCACAAAATTGATTTAAAGCTATTCTTCCAAATATAGTATAGTTTTATTTATGAAATTTCCCGGAATAAAAAATAGAGATGAAAGAGTTGGTTCACTCCCTCACCTAAATAGCTCTTATTTAACAGATTTCAACATTTCCATCATCATTTCCTTATCCATCGGTCCGATAATCTTTTTTGCGATAATACCATTTGAATCAATAATATAACTAGTTGGAATCGTATAGGCTTTATATTCATCCCCTACTTCACCTGTTTGATCAAGTAGGATAGGAAAGGTGATATTGTAATCCTCCGCAAATTCTTTTACAGCTCCTTCTTTACGTTCCGAGTGAAAAAGATTCACGGCTAAAATTTCAACGGACTCACCCATCTCATCATAAAATGACTGCATATGAGGCATTTCAGCTTTACATGGTGGACACCATGTTGCCCAAAAATTAAGAATGATTTTCTTTCCTCTCAAATCTGATAACTTTTGTGACTTCCCATCTAAATCGTCTAATTGAAAATCAGGGGCTTGATTTCCTTGTTCAACCCCAATTTCTACTATTGTATTACTAACTGGGACTTCATCCTGTCTGACTTCATTCTTCGCATCATACATTCCCCACCCAGCAAGAATAACAAGTCCCAATATAACAACAACTCGCTTA
Encoded here:
- a CDS encoding redoxin domain-containing protein; the encoded protein is MFKRVVVILGLVILAGWGMYDAKNEVRQDEVPVSNTIVEIGVEQGNQAPDFQLDDLDGKSQKLSDLRGKKIILNFWATWCPPCKAEMPHMQSFYDEMGESVEILAVNLFHSERKEGAVKEFAEDYNITFPILLDQTGEVGDEYKAYTIPTSYIIDSNGIIAKKIIGPMDKEMMMEMLKSVK
- a CDS encoding D-alanyl-D-alanine carboxypeptidase family protein, translated to MKQLKMLLAASIFLFVITSSPLSSYAISANGAILMEQHSGRVLYEKNAHTPMRIASITKIMTAILAIESGKLNETVTISNKAAGTEGSSLYLLPGEKAKLEDLVYGLMLRSGNDSAVAIAEHVGGNLESFVKMMNQKAKELGMEQTIFANPHGLDDHENHYSSAYDMALVTQYAMKNETYAIIAGTKSHTAKSLSEHGTVTWQNKNRLLTQLYPYCTGGKTGYTQRAKRTLVTTATKDNLDLIAVTINDRNDWKDHMRLYDQAFSEYELVDILKKDQIPNLLDDYFTDNLLVKEDFMYPLKREEKEALSLKAHFINPSKKQAEGKAAIKIGEIDIYMKEDVIGEVPLYFNNILPKEPKSWWDKLKDAF
- a CDS encoding inorganic phosphate transporter; its protein translation is MLLTYVAIAVALFFAMNIGASGTAASMGAPYGSGAIKNKRLALLLVAISAFLGAVIGGGEVVNTIGKGIIPTDILTVNVVVIILTGATFTLFLSNLMGIPLSTSEVTVGSIVGVGAAYHAVYTSKLIVIISFWVIIPILSFLITLILGRLINYAENRWTHLKGHGKWAKWLSILLIIGGCFEAFSAGMNNVANSIGPLVGAEILTASTGIMIGAIFTAIGALTLGSKVLETNGKKITKLSLLQGSAVSFTGGGLVVIASLFGLPIPLTQVTTCGILGVGTAKDGLKVLQKDVIKRIAMVWVISPLASLVVSYSLINLFAVFNLYNLLVIFSTLIATIGSIYLLKLVRKEKRNLNNDKA